The sequence AATTTAATCCAAGCAATTTAGAATTTAGACTATACCTTTGAAAATAGACATTTGATTGGTCTTTAACATTTAAAGTTAAATCATACCTCTCGAATGAAACAACTCTCAAATTTCTAACCTCTCCAAGGGTGTGACCAACCTCACATGGATTCAACATTTTAAGCTTTTTAGTATTGTATCACTTTTGCTTCTTCATCAATGCATCTCCAAATTCCTTCAAAGAAGAATAAACAATGCCCGGGATTGAACCGAATATATCatcacaatgagataaaacctctttgtacaaaattactttagggattttattcaATTGCAAAAACTTTTGAACCTcacaattttggaccataacattttttttcttggtctctttcctctttttttttttctctcaaatgtCATCTCACTCTTTTGCACTCTCTTTATTTCGGCCTctaaattttctttttattttttctttttccatggctatctcacttttttcatcactcttttttttttcagacatatcactcaaattttcaaattccaaTCGATCCTCaagaaattattttggattcaaTGGAAAAGGAACAATACATGGTTCATCATTTATCTCATCAATAGATTCACAAGTGATACCAACAAAATTATCATTTACAACATGTACAACAGAATAATTCTCATCAAAGAATGATTCACCCTCCACCGCACATATTTCAACACTTACATCATCAATAGTTGAAGTATCATCAACCTCAATTTTCTCAACTTTTGATTCCACATCAACTACAACCTTGAATTCAACATCTACTTGAGAATCCACCACTTTCATCATAACTTTCTTTAAACATTGACTCATATCATGCTCATACTTTCTATGACACcataagcatgcaatatcacaagtactagaatttgaaagtttagatgtaccttgataaTCATGCTTTGGAACTCTACTTCTCCTCTCATAGTGATTAGGAGAAAAATGTTTCCTCATAACTCTtttcatctcatcccatgtagAAATAAGACTCATTCCACGCCTTTTCCTATTCTTATCCAATCTATCTCACCAAGTGCAGGAATAGTCGGTAAAATTTTTTGATACAAGTTTAACCTTCTtagcttcagaaaaatcactACCTTCAAATATAGACTCTACCATTTTCTCCCAACTCAAATACGACTTCGAATTTGAATATCCATCGAACGAAGGAATCCCATTTTTCTTAAACCaatccaaataataataaaaatctctCCTATCTCCTTCATCATATCTCCTTTCATTTTCATGCCCATCAACTCTTCTATCTCTCCTACTACTATCATACCCACATAATCTCCTTTCAAATATTATACCTGCAACAAAaaattagtaataaaatatcatcgCCCAAATTCTCACAAATCACTCCAAAGAAATCACTCAAACACTCCTTTTTTTTACTCATGGAATAACTTATactttgtgattttaaatatcaaacccacaagttcaaaacttgttaacacttgccaatcgactcacgtagattgcacaaaaaaaataaggaattgactttatgaagattgaaataacTTTGTGCCCAAAGACTCACAATACACAAGTAATTTTCCCCCAAAAGTTATTTTGCTTCCTTTTTTTCTGACAATTTCGGTCtctactttattttttttttttgaatttttcaatattctctttttttaaataataacttgtagcacaaaaAATGAAACTTGGGCGACAAGATTGATAGAATGAAGAACGACGAATGAATAACGAAGAACaaagaacgaagaacacgaagaacgattaagaagaacgaagaatatataagaagaacaaatagaaagatacgacttacttgaatcaatgaaaccttaagctctgataccaaatgatgcgaatcttggatgcatgaaaagcaaacacgattataaagaatcgtaccctcaattcaataacaaaaagattcaataatgttgtcccgattttttgaacaagtaatttttcggatatccacctctaatttatttgaaattagcaacagataatcacgacaataaacaattaatcacaacggaacattcaaaaaatttgtttctgacaatccacaTAGATATTAATCGACAAAAGCCACAAagtttatgaaactttgataaatttgatttgattaaaacaaagcaaagctttgaaaaaattctagagagaatttttaaggattgataaaaatcaataattcaataacttcaatagtctattcaataatgaatgtatatattgtatttataatacaactacaaaataataataaaatatcgcaaaataatatctaaaaatatcaaaatatctcctagaagtttcctagtaggcttAAAAGTCTCAAAATAGAAAAACAAtcataaaatattgaaattcccgaacacacacaaacactttCGGTGTGTGTAAAAGGACGGCCGTGCGGGCGCTCGGTATTACGGCGTGGGCGCGCATGGGTTGCGCAGGAGCGGCGCGGGCGTGCATAGGACTCGCAGAacagggcgcgggcgcgcctgaggCTCGAATTGGACattgaatttttgagttttcttcaatattttcttcACTTCCTTGATccctttggacttcaataacatCATAATAATTCCAAAAATTATTTCCATGCTCTCGAACTAAGTTTCCATGGatcccaaatccttcaattctcgatgaaaaattaaaagacattTCTTGgcacaatatgaatcttcgagcaccagcttcaagattcatatcacttTAACTCAAAAGCCAGCACTACCTAACCCTCGTGATCTCGCACCAAACCACCAACTAAGTTACTATTTGCATGCTCATGTAGCGCATCATCTACATCCAATCGTAGCTGGTGAGTCGATGGCTTGGACTATCGTTGTTGAGACATTGAAGTCCTATTGGAGCAAATGGTATTGAGATATTCTCGAGCCACATGGAAATCACTAATTAAGCAGATTAGTAGAATCATTCGATAGGTTAGTTTAGTGAGGTATGTAATGTACtaactaaaatatttaagcgtaatatacacacatatatgcTGCATACTTATCTATTTCATGatgcatgttttattaatttgaCATTATTATGCATTGCATATAACATTGTGCTTGATATATTTTTCAGATATCCCTTGTTTGTTGGGAACGCTCAACCCTATTCTGTATTGATGGATGGATGGGTATCTAGAGCTACAGTATCCAATGGGACTCGTAGATTTTGTTGACCTTGGAATTTTTAGGTTCACGCCTTGATGTTCTTTATGGGAGCTAGCCTAAACATGTTCGGTTAGATAAGAGACTACATACTCAAGAACCTCAAGACGGAGAATGATATTTTAGACTTATCTTTAACGTACACTCAAAATATTGCATTTCACACGAATCGTGTAGGTTTGCATACTCATAATGGGAAATTTTCTTCCACATCTTTATTTTCATCTTGGATACACCATTCAATGAGACGGGCCTTAGGTTGGACAATTATGACGGTCAAAATAGTGGATAGCCAATTTTAGTTTCCAATATCGCGGAAGAGGTTTATTCGGTTTTTTTATTTGGATTATTAaattcgatctggttgtattgATTTTAAATTTGTTGTACTTAATATTGTTGTTGTACTTAATAttgtattaataaaaattaacacATTGTACGTCTTGGCTGTTTAAATTGTGTTATGAAGTTTAATTATGCACGCTTATTAGTTTGTTTGGTATTGGCTCGAGTAAGGACGTTACATTTAGTGATATCATAGCATGCACATAATTTTGGGAATAAATTATTCTGTTTCGAGGAATTGGATCGAAGTTGATTTTGATCTCATTTTAAAATctaagaaaaagaaaacaatgACAAAAGGCAAAAGTATTGGACATGGCGGTTACGGTGACAATGACCATCAAGATCTTGGTCGTAATTAAAGGACATGACATAAGAGGCACCGAGAGCATTCCTACTATTCAAGCACTTTTCAGTATCAGTCCCATCTTTTGCTTATTCACTAAAATCGCCGAAGATACTTGAAAATCTCaagtcaaatatatatatatccatgacCTAATAACATGGCTATGAATATTGACATATGAACATATAATTTTAGGTTGTGTTTAGATTGATTAATTtgatttgaagaagagatttgATTTTAGAAAGATCAActtgatattttgatttcaaATCAAGTGCATATTTGATAATTAATTGAAATCCATCACAATACTAATGAATGAACATAAAACATTAGATAAATTGTTTTCAAATTcactttaattttattaatctaAACAAGTGGAGGGATTTTATAATGGCAACCTCATACATTTATAAaagtatagatatagatatagatgaTAGCTGCTGAATGATATAAGCAAACTCATTTCCCTTGACTTGCGaacatataattttatttatattgatcTAGCTAATTTGTTATAATAATGAAAAAcagaacaaaatattttatctgaCATTTTTACTATTctaatttgttatttttaaacCATGTCCGTACTAAGAAAAATTATACGGCACGTAAAAATAACATTCTTCACATCAAAAATTGTACCAAGAACATAGAAATTTAAAAGGAATGATTCCATAAAAAGACGTCAGCATGGATCATTTCCATGTTTTCACTGTACTGAGGCGGCGGCGGCATCATCAACCCCTCAGCCATATCGGCAAGCAACTCATGCATCCCAAATAACAGTTGGTCGTCAAGAAATAAGACATCCTCCGGCGACTCAAAGGCGGCAGATGTTTTTAGTTCTTCCTCGACGGATAACTCCAACTCCGGTCGGAAGGCCTCCGCCGCTTGAGCCGCCGCCTTTTGAATATCCTTAGCATTACCGGAAGCTGGAATGGGCAAGCGCCACAATGAGTCGGCGAAATTGAGACAAGCTGACTTTCCACGAAGGGCGATCACTGCGACATCATGTGCACGCGCCGCCATTTCTGGTGTCTGGAAAGTTCCCAACCAAATTCTGGACTTGTTGTTGTTAGGCT comes from Henckelia pumila isolate YLH828 chromosome 4, ASM3356847v2, whole genome shotgun sequence and encodes:
- the LOC140894658 gene encoding dehydration-responsive element-binding protein 1A-like, whose amino-acid sequence is MFTSYYCHVEESSCSEEEVVIKLACNNPKKRAGRKKFRETRHPVYRGVRRRNSGKWVCEVREPNNNKSRIWLGTFQTPEMAARAHDVAVIALRGKSACLNFADSLWRLPIPASGNAKDIQKAAAQAAEAFRPELELSVEEELKTSAAFESPEDVLFLDDQLLFGMHELLADMAEGLMMPPPPQYSENMEMIHADVFLWNHSF